CCCTTCAACTCTCACCTTAAAACTCCTCTGATTAACTCATTATAATCAAGGCCTTCAGATACTTTAATGGGGTTTTAATGGATAGTAATTTATTTCGATATTTTTGATTGATCACCTGCATACTTTAAGGCCTTAATTGGGGTTAAAATACCTTTGAACTCACTGTAACTTTCCCCTTAATTTACACATCACATGTTACATATTTAACAAATCACTTACCAGTTTCAGGTGTTGTTAACACTTTGGTTCATGCTCAGGTGTTTCACAGGTTTACCCCGATTAAAGCTCAACTAACTGATAAATGAACGGACTGCATTACATTAAGGGCTTTTTAAAGGGTTTGACAGGTTTTCTGAGGGGTATAAACTCATGAAAACCATCAAACCCTAAAATTTaccagaaaacatgaaagccATCCTTTCATTTCTACCTTAAAAGtgcctttatttttcatttaagtaGGAAATTCAGGAATGGCTTTCGTGCCTTGCgaaggtgtgttttttttttgactatgTGAAGAAAACTTTAAGAGGACCTTCAGATGCTGAATGAATGTGAATTACAGGGAATGCTGAGCGACTCATTTTTTATTAAGGACATTTTTTTAAGGATCTTTGACTCCTGCAGAaaagtctctgctgtgtttttaaagtaaGACTAAGGGTTTCTTTGAAGGTCTTTAAGGGATTATTGTTTCATGGAGTTTTGAGGATCGAAGCGTCACCAAAAGTCTTTGAACCGTCGGCGTTTGAGTCTTTTCACTCGAGTGCTCTTATATTTGCTGTCTGTGATTGTGGTTTTGGGAGAATTCCTCTGTGTCAGctcacagcttcttcttcttccctctttgtCCTGCCTAAAAAAACTCCCATCAGGCCTCAGCAGGAACCCAAACGTCTCCCACCTCATTGGGTACTTCCTGGTCCCGCACAGCTCCCCAGGCTTGTGTTTGGGTCATCCCAGTCTAAAGTGAGGGgttcaggttttgtttgtttttgatgaaagTGTCCACCCGTGTTACCTGTTTTCCTTCCTCACCTGTCGTCCTGAGCCACGCCCAGTGGGTGGAGGCGTCCTGAGTCCAGCAGCATCCTCCCCAGCCAGTGTAAAAGCTGTGAGTACCAGTGGATCCCGTCACTGTGGCTCCCAGTGGATCCAGTCCAGCTGTGGATCAGCCGGAGCGGCGAGAAGGCCCAGTGAGCCAGGGAGTGCTGCTCCACCACCGCGTAGCAGGACGCCACCACCCCGTCCACCACCACCGTCCCCTGCTGGGTCAGCGGAGCGAACGCCCCCCGGCTCTCCCTCACCCCGACCCGGGTGATCCGAGACAGACGCCCCTCGCTGTGCCTCCGGCCCGCTTTACCCTCCGACACCAGCACACACTGTCCCGGCCGGGCGTCGCTGGCGTACACAGTCCTGAGGGCGCCGAGGGCCGGCACCGCCCCCTCTGAGCAGTTCCCCTCAGACACAAAGACTAGGTGGGCGGCGGTGAGTGAGAGGCGGGCCCCAGCTTCTGTCTGCAGGGTGTAGAAGAGCTTCTGGGTCACGGGGTCACGATCCAGGAAGGCCAGCACTTCACTGTAAACCAGCTCCCCGCTGCCGTCGCCGCCCGCCGAGGCCAGGACTCGCTCACCGGGTCGCAGGTCGCTGATGGACTTCTGACCGCCGCTCTCCAACGTGACCGAAGCCTCGCCGGGGAAACAACCTCCAGATTTAGCCGCCACTGAGTGGTCTGaaagaagagacaggaaggtTAAACAGGACGGAATATTCCTGAATCCTgtcaggaaaagaagaagaagaattccACTTTCTCACTCAAAACGACGACACACGAACATGAGAACCTGATAATCTAACTCATCATATAATTCGATCTAAAAAGTCAAACTTTGACTCATCTCACGGTTTTAATGggacatttctcacatttctgaCTTGCCATTTCATAAATTTGACACAAGGAAACATTCTGAATTAATATCTCATCAGTTCTGATGAAATTTTGACTCATAATTTTCATTCatgtctctttttgtcttttcaaacaTTCGTCTTTTTTTGTTCTGGCAGGAATGGGTCTCCACACTGAAGAGCCTGAGCTCGTGACGAATCTGTTCACTCCCTTCAgttaaatattgacttttttctttccaacaCTTCAAGAAGAATAACGAGATAAAAGCTCCTGTTTGCATCCCTGaatgatgcgtgtgtgtgtgtacatgtgtgtacatgtgtgtccaGGCAGGACCGCGCTCGAGACGACGTGTCCGGCTCTTGAAAGAGACACTTGAGGACCGTCTCAAGTCAATCTGGGATAAATATTTGGGAAAGGTAGGAAAGCCAAGGCCAGGTGATAAGATAAGTcacctggaggaggaaggagcagagaggagagcaggcagCAGGTTAATCatctgacagagagacacatgacTCCGCTTCACCTCCGGGACGCTGAGAACGCCTCCTCACAGGCTGGACGAGAGGATTTTCACTGTCAGCTTCACGTCTCTGAAAACGCTTTTTCAAACTCTTCAGAGGTGAACACGCGTTGCTTTCAGgaattcattattattattcattttttaatatatatttatgaAATTAAGtcatttgttttatcatttaGCTCAAGATTTATTCTGTATATCATTAGATTTTCATGTATTTGGATATTTTCAATGTTCATTTTCAACTGAGCCAAACAAGCTTCAGGATTAAATGACTTTTTTCATGGAAGAATTATGAAATAAATCAAGATGATGAGAAGGTTCACACACGCATTTAACACTTATCCAGTAAACAGATCTGTTTGGGTGGCAGTCAGGAGAAAagacacgaagaagaagaagaagaagaagaagaagaagaagaagaagaagaagaagaagaagaagactgctagcacagatgaaaacacacagttttaaatattccaaaaatggatttgcaaatgttttctgaggaaGGAAAGTGACTGAGCGTGTTTGTTTGACCCCATGATTCTCACCCTGAACACAAACGCTCCTCAGAGCACCTTTAAAAAATATGAGACAGAAATCTGAGAGCACATGTTCATAATATGAGGCGAACAAAACGTTCCAGTTATTAGACTGAGCCAAACGggcctcctcatctctctcatAGAAGAGAGAATGTGTCTGAATTGAGACTAAAAGGTTAAACAATCCT
The sequence above is a segment of the Chaetodon auriga isolate fChaAug3 chromosome 23, fChaAug3.hap1, whole genome shotgun sequence genome. Coding sequences within it:
- the LOC143316052 gene encoding indian hedgehog B protein-like → MLLPTLVTCLAGCAFLLSPVSEGCGPGRGYGKRRSPRKLAPLAYKQFSPNVAEKTLGASGRYEGKITRNSERFKELTPNYNPDIIFKDEENTGADRMMTQRCKDKLNSLAISVMNLWPGVRLRVTEGWDEDGHHSEESLHYEGRAVDITTSDRDRNKYAMLARLAVEAGFDWVYYESKAHIHCSVKSDHSVAAKSGGCFPGEASVTLESGGQKSISDLRPGERVLASAGGDGSGELVYSEVLAFLDRDPVTQKLFYTLQTEAGARLSLTAAHLVFVSEGNCSEGAVPALGALRTVYASDARPGQCVLVSEGKAGRRHSEGRLSRITRVGVRESRGAFAPLTQQGTVVVDGVVASCYAVVEQHSLAHWAFSPLRLIHSWTGSTGSHSDGIHWYSQLLHWLGRMLLDSGRLHPLGVAQDDR